One genomic window of Actinoplanes lobatus includes the following:
- the rfbD gene encoding dTDP-4-dehydrorhamnose reductase: protein MPRWLITGAGGMLGRDLQTVLAESGETAVVAATRADLDITDPVEVRDAVAGADIVLNAAAWTNVDGAETDEASATAINGFAVRLLAHIAGKRLIHVSTDYVFDGSATTPIPEDTPHAPINAYGRGKAIGERAVLDSGGYVVRTAWLYGEHGPNFVRTMLTLAATRDTLDVVDDQEGPPTWSYSLARQLVALSRAAVAGDAAPGSYHGTAAGSTTWFGLARAVFEEAGLDPGRVHPTTSDRFPRPARRPAYSVLSHARWPETGIAPLPHWRAQLTDAMPLFLP from the coding sequence ATGCCCCGTTGGCTCATCACCGGGGCCGGTGGCATGCTCGGCCGCGACCTCCAGACGGTCCTGGCTGAATCCGGCGAGACCGCGGTGGTCGCCGCCACCCGCGCCGACCTGGACATCACCGACCCGGTCGAGGTCCGCGACGCGGTGGCCGGCGCCGACATCGTTCTCAACGCCGCCGCCTGGACGAACGTCGACGGCGCCGAGACCGACGAGGCGAGCGCCACCGCGATCAACGGATTCGCCGTCCGGCTCCTCGCGCACATCGCCGGCAAACGCCTCATCCACGTCTCCACCGACTACGTCTTCGACGGCTCCGCGACCACGCCGATCCCCGAGGACACCCCGCACGCGCCGATCAACGCCTACGGCCGCGGCAAGGCGATCGGCGAACGGGCCGTCCTCGACTCCGGCGGCTACGTGGTCCGCACCGCCTGGCTCTACGGCGAACACGGCCCCAACTTCGTCCGCACCATGCTCACCCTGGCCGCCACCCGCGACACCCTGGACGTGGTCGACGACCAGGAAGGCCCACCCACCTGGTCCTACTCCCTGGCGAGGCAGTTGGTGGCGCTGTCCCGCGCCGCCGTCGCGGGCGATGCCGCCCCCGGCTCCTACCACGGCACCGCCGCCGGCTCCACCACGTGGTTCGGCCTGGCCCGGGCCGTCTTCGAGGAGGCCGGCCTCGACCCCGGCCGGGTCCACCCCACCACGAGCGACCGTTTCCCGCGCCCGGCGCGCCGCCCCGCCTACAGCGTCCTGTCCCACGCCCGCTGGCCCGAAACGGGCATCGCCCCACTCCCCCACTGGCGCGCCCAGCTCACCGACGCGATGCCCCTGTTCCTCCCCTGA
- the rfbB gene encoding dTDP-glucose 4,6-dehydratase produces MQIFVTGGAGFIGSAYVRALLQDEYPGMAGASVTVLDLLSYSGNRANLPLSDSRLRFIEGDISDSDLLRDLLPGHDAIVHFAAESHVDRSISGALPFVTTNVLGTQVLLDAARAAGVGRFVHVSTDEVYGSIAEGSWTETWPLAPNSPYAASKAGSDLLALAAHRTHGMDVVVTRCSNNYGPHQFPEKVIPLFVTNLLDGKPVPLYGDGGNVRDWLHVADHCRGIQLVLEKGRSGEVYHIGGGTELSNRELTGRLLEACGAGWDMVRPVADRKGHDRRYSLDITKISEELGYSPRITLDAGLAATVAWYRDNRAWWEPLKSRAGL; encoded by the coding sequence GTGCAGATTTTCGTGACCGGTGGTGCCGGTTTCATCGGATCGGCCTACGTCAGGGCCCTCTTGCAGGACGAGTACCCGGGCATGGCCGGTGCATCGGTGACCGTTCTGGATCTGTTGTCCTATTCAGGAAATCGTGCCAACCTCCCACTGTCGGATTCCCGACTGCGTTTCATAGAGGGAGACATTTCCGATTCTGATCTCCTCCGGGACCTACTCCCCGGCCATGACGCCATCGTCCATTTCGCCGCCGAATCACACGTGGACCGATCGATTTCGGGCGCGCTCCCGTTCGTGACCACCAACGTGCTCGGCACCCAGGTACTGCTCGACGCGGCCCGCGCCGCCGGGGTCGGCCGCTTCGTGCACGTCTCCACCGACGAGGTGTACGGCTCGATCGCCGAGGGCTCGTGGACCGAGACGTGGCCACTCGCGCCGAACTCGCCGTACGCCGCCTCCAAGGCCGGCTCCGACCTGCTCGCCCTGGCCGCGCACCGCACCCACGGCATGGACGTGGTGGTCACCCGCTGCTCCAACAACTACGGGCCGCACCAGTTCCCGGAGAAGGTCATCCCGCTCTTCGTCACCAACCTGCTGGACGGCAAACCGGTCCCGCTCTACGGCGACGGCGGCAACGTCCGCGACTGGCTGCACGTCGCCGACCACTGCCGCGGCATCCAGCTGGTCCTGGAGAAGGGCCGGTCCGGCGAGGTCTACCACATCGGCGGCGGCACCGAGCTGTCCAACCGCGAACTGACCGGGCGTCTCCTGGAGGCGTGCGGCGCCGGCTGGGACATGGTCCGCCCGGTCGCCGACCGCAAGGGCCACGACCGCCGCTACTCCCTGGACATCACCAAGATCAGCGAGGAACTGGGCTACTCGCCACGGATCACCCTCGACGCGGGTCTGGCCGCGACGGTCGCCTGGTACCGCGACAACCGCGCCTGGTGGGAACCCCTCAAGTCCCGGGCCGGCCTCTGA
- the rfbA gene encoding glucose-1-phosphate thymidylyltransferase RfbA has protein sequence MRGILLAGGTGSRLWPITMAMSKQLMPIFDKPMIYYPLSTLVSAGIREILVITTPEDQPHFHRLLGDGSRFGLELTYAVQPRPDGIAQAFRIGAGFIGDQPVALILGDNIFHGLGGFTEPSGGRVFAYPVADPERYGVVEFDDDGRVLSIEEKPEKPKSTYVVPGLYFYDADVVEIAGRLVPSDRGELEITAVNEEYLRQGRLDVTVLDRGTVWLDTGTFQSMVQASEYVRVIEERQGLKIGCVEEAAWRAGFISDDQLRELAGPLLKSGYGQYLVRLLDGGLR, from the coding sequence GTGCGCGGAATTCTGCTCGCCGGGGGGACCGGCTCACGGCTGTGGCCCATCACCATGGCGATGTCGAAACAGCTGATGCCCATCTTCGACAAACCGATGATCTACTACCCGCTGTCCACGCTGGTGTCCGCCGGGATCCGCGAGATCCTGGTGATCACGACACCCGAGGACCAGCCGCACTTCCACCGGCTGCTCGGTGACGGGAGCCGGTTCGGCCTGGAGCTGACCTACGCGGTGCAGCCACGGCCGGACGGGATCGCCCAGGCCTTCCGGATCGGCGCCGGCTTCATCGGCGACCAGCCGGTGGCGCTGATCCTGGGCGACAACATCTTCCACGGGCTGGGCGGCTTCACCGAGCCGTCCGGCGGGCGGGTGTTCGCGTACCCGGTGGCCGACCCGGAGCGGTACGGCGTCGTGGAGTTCGACGACGACGGCCGGGTGCTGTCGATCGAGGAGAAGCCCGAGAAGCCCAAGTCGACGTACGTGGTCCCCGGCCTGTACTTCTACGACGCCGACGTGGTGGAGATCGCCGGCCGGCTGGTGCCGAGCGACCGCGGCGAGCTGGAGATCACCGCGGTGAACGAGGAGTACCTGCGCCAGGGCCGGCTCGACGTGACGGTGCTGGACCGGGGCACCGTGTGGCTGGACACCGGCACGTTCCAGTCGATGGTGCAGGCGTCCGAGTACGTCCGGGTGATCGAGGAGCGGCAGGGCCTGAAGATCGGCTGTGTCGAGGAGGCGGCCTGGCGGGCCGGGTTCATCTCCGATGATCAGCTGCGTGAGCTGGCCGGTCCGCTGCTGAAGAGCGGGTACGGGCAGTATCTTGTCCGGCTGTTGGACGGGGGCCTGCGATGA
- a CDS encoding dTDP-4-dehydrorhamnose 3,5-epimerase family protein gives MRIRPLGIEGAFEVTPVQHGDDRGRFLEWYRFDALAEAVGHPLDLAQANLSTSARGVVRGIHFADVPPGQAKYVTCVSGAVLDVIVDIRVGSPTFGSWEAVRLDDEDRRAVYLAEGLGHGFCALTEGATVAYLCSSTYRPGHEHGIHPLDPELGIAWPVGEPVLSAKDAAAPDLGEAGAKGLLPRYDACNSFVETLRRIDDSR, from the coding sequence ATGAGGATCCGCCCGCTGGGCATCGAGGGCGCCTTCGAGGTCACCCCGGTGCAGCACGGCGACGACCGGGGCCGTTTCCTGGAGTGGTACCGGTTCGACGCGCTGGCCGAGGCGGTCGGGCATCCGCTGGACCTGGCCCAGGCCAACCTGTCGACGTCGGCGCGCGGTGTGGTCCGCGGCATCCACTTCGCCGACGTGCCCCCGGGTCAGGCGAAGTACGTGACGTGTGTGTCCGGCGCGGTGCTCGACGTGATCGTGGACATCCGTGTCGGATCGCCGACGTTCGGCTCCTGGGAGGCGGTCCGGCTGGACGATGAGGACCGGCGCGCCGTCTATCTGGCCGAGGGGCTGGGGCACGGGTTCTGCGCCCTGACCGAGGGGGCTACGGTGGCGTACCTGTGCTCGTCCACCTACCGTCCGGGCCACGAGCACGGGATTCATCCGCTTGATCCGGAACTCGGGATTGCCTGGCCGGTGGGGGAGCCCGTACTGTCCGCCAAGGACGCCGCCGCGCCGGATCTGGGGGAGGCGGGCGCGAAAGGTTTGCTGCCGCGTTACGACGCCTGTAACAGTTTTGTCGAAACATTGCGTCGGATTGACGACAGTCGATAA
- a CDS encoding sugar transferase produces the protein METVDLAATASQLKARSKASAARSGWQSRYAWTLYLIDVAVGLSAAIGALLLRFGASGVDPHQRDYLLLTLLLPIAWVACLAINRAYEPRHLFVGTEEYARVFRAGLALTAALAIVSFAFDLRLARGYVSIAMPLAILVDLGARYVYRQRLHRSWARGRHLNRVVLVGHERAVIDMTRRLSRERYHGLGVIGACLPPGPARTAATPGLPPLYGTFDDVATAVARSDADTVIVLSCPEIDGPALRRLAWKLERDDVDLIVASTLVDVAGDRTTIRPVDGLPMLHVEHPRLKGSARAVKEIFDRVGAMLLLLLASPVLATVAALVRFLPGGRGPAIFEQERVGKDGRLFTLYKFRTMQVDAEARLFELGDLNDTDGALFKMRQDPRITPIGRWLRRFSVDELPQLLNVVKGDMSLVGPRPPLAKEVADYPADMRRRLVVKPGLTGLWQVSGRSDLSWEESIRLDLTYVENWSLAMDLAILFRTVSAVVRSSGAY, from the coding sequence GTGGAGACCGTCGATCTCGCGGCGACGGCTTCGCAGCTCAAGGCCCGCTCCAAGGCCAGTGCGGCCCGGAGCGGATGGCAGAGCCGGTATGCCTGGACCCTCTACCTCATCGACGTCGCGGTCGGCCTCAGCGCTGCCATCGGGGCGCTGCTGCTGCGGTTCGGCGCCTCCGGGGTCGATCCGCACCAGCGTGATTACCTGCTGTTGACCCTGCTATTACCGATCGCATGGGTGGCGTGCCTCGCCATCAACAGAGCGTACGAGCCCCGTCACCTCTTCGTAGGGACCGAGGAGTACGCCCGGGTATTCCGCGCCGGATTGGCGTTGACCGCCGCTCTGGCCATTGTCTCCTTCGCGTTCGATCTGCGTTTGGCCCGCGGTTATGTGAGCATCGCGATGCCGCTCGCCATCCTGGTCGACCTCGGCGCCCGCTACGTCTACCGGCAGCGCCTGCACCGGTCCTGGGCCCGCGGCCGGCATCTCAACCGGGTGGTGCTGGTCGGCCACGAGCGGGCCGTCATCGACATGACCCGCCGGCTGAGCCGCGAGCGCTACCACGGCCTCGGCGTGATCGGCGCCTGCCTGCCGCCCGGCCCGGCCCGCACCGCCGCCACCCCGGGCCTGCCTCCGCTGTACGGGACGTTCGACGACGTCGCCACGGCGGTCGCCCGCTCCGACGCCGACACCGTCATCGTGCTCTCCTGCCCGGAGATCGACGGGCCCGCGCTGCGCCGCCTCGCCTGGAAGCTGGAGCGCGACGACGTCGACCTGATCGTGGCCAGCACCCTGGTCGACGTGGCCGGCGACCGCACCACCATCCGCCCGGTCGACGGCCTGCCGATGCTGCACGTCGAGCACCCACGGCTCAAGGGCAGCGCCCGCGCGGTCAAGGAGATCTTCGACCGGGTCGGCGCCATGCTGCTGCTGTTGCTCGCCTCGCCGGTGCTGGCGACGGTCGCCGCCCTGGTCCGGTTCCTGCCCGGCGGCCGTGGCCCGGCCATCTTCGAGCAGGAGCGGGTCGGCAAGGACGGCCGCCTGTTCACGCTGTACAAGTTCCGCACCATGCAGGTCGACGCCGAGGCCCGCCTCTTCGAGCTGGGCGACCTCAACGACACCGACGGCGCGCTGTTCAAGATGCGGCAGGACCCGCGGATCACGCCGATCGGCCGCTGGCTGCGCCGGTTCTCCGTCGACGAGCTGCCCCAGCTGCTGAACGTGGTGAAGGGCGACATGTCACTGGTCGGCCCACGCCCGCCGCTGGCCAAGGAGGTCGCCGACTACCCGGCCGACATGCGCCGCCGGCTCGTGGTGAAACCCGGCCTCACCGGCCTGTGGCAGGTCTCCGGACGGTCCGACCTGTCCTGGGAGGAGTCGATCCGGCTCGACCTCACCTACGTCGAGAACTGGTCGCTCGCGATGGATCTGGCCATCCTCTTCCGTACCGTGAGCGCGGTGGTGCGCAGTTCGGGGGCGTACTGA
- a CDS encoding UDP-glucose dehydrogenase family protein: MRLTVIGTGYLGATHAICMAVMGHDVLGVDVDTTKIEKLASGQVPFFEPGLPELLSKALDSGRLRFTTSFAEAGAFGDVHFICVGTPQQADSEAADLTYVDAAVTVLAPYLRRRTLVVGKSTVPVGTAARLAGLLRELAPAGDEAELAWNPEFLREGFAVDDTMRPDRLVFGVTSAWAEERLRDAFEPVLAQDVPVKVTDLQTAELVKVAANSFLATKISYINAMAEICEATGADVHDLAEALAYDDRIGGRFLRPGLGFGGGCLPKDIRAFAYRAEELGVGQAVGFLREIDGINRRRRARTVDLVVEICGGDVAGKRVAALGAAFKPNSDDIRDAPALDVAERLRAAGATVVVYDPAALESARRAHPGLEYSTSALDAARGADVVVLLTEWNEFREIEPSAMAAVVRHRKIVDGRHALDPAGWRAAGWEYRALGRPTVAPLEKEHRK, from the coding sequence ATGAGGCTCACCGTCATCGGCACCGGCTATCTCGGCGCCACCCACGCCATCTGCATGGCCGTCATGGGCCACGACGTCCTCGGCGTCGACGTCGACACCACCAAGATCGAGAAGCTGGCCTCCGGCCAGGTGCCGTTCTTCGAGCCCGGCCTGCCCGAGCTGCTCAGCAAGGCGCTGGACTCCGGCCGGCTGCGGTTCACCACCTCGTTCGCCGAGGCCGGCGCCTTCGGCGACGTGCATTTCATCTGCGTGGGCACGCCCCAGCAGGCGGATTCCGAGGCCGCCGACCTGACGTACGTGGACGCGGCCGTCACCGTGCTCGCGCCCTACCTGCGCCGCCGCACCCTGGTGGTCGGCAAGTCCACCGTCCCGGTCGGCACGGCGGCCCGCCTCGCCGGGCTGCTGCGCGAGCTGGCCCCGGCCGGGGACGAGGCGGAGCTGGCGTGGAACCCGGAGTTCCTGCGTGAGGGCTTCGCCGTCGACGACACGATGCGGCCCGACCGGCTCGTCTTCGGGGTCACCTCGGCGTGGGCCGAAGAGCGCCTGCGCGACGCCTTCGAGCCGGTGCTCGCCCAGGACGTGCCGGTGAAGGTGACCGACCTCCAGACCGCCGAGCTGGTGAAGGTGGCGGCCAACTCCTTCCTGGCCACCAAGATCTCCTACATCAACGCGATGGCCGAGATCTGCGAGGCCACCGGCGCCGACGTGCACGACCTGGCCGAGGCGCTGGCCTACGACGACCGGATCGGCGGCCGGTTCCTGCGGCCCGGGCTCGGGTTCGGCGGCGGCTGCCTGCCCAAGGACATCCGGGCGTTCGCGTACCGGGCCGAGGAGCTCGGGGTCGGCCAGGCGGTCGGGTTCCTGCGCGAGATCGACGGCATCAACCGGCGACGGCGCGCCCGTACCGTGGATCTGGTCGTGGAGATCTGCGGCGGTGACGTGGCCGGAAAGCGGGTGGCCGCGCTGGGCGCCGCGTTCAAGCCGAACTCCGACGACATCCGCGACGCGCCCGCCCTCGACGTGGCCGAGCGGCTGCGGGCCGCCGGCGCCACGGTGGTCGTCTACGACCCCGCCGCCCTGGAGAGCGCCCGGCGCGCGCACCCCGGCCTGGAGTACTCGACAAGCGCCCTGGACGCGGCCCGCGGCGCCGACGTCGTGGTGCTGCTGACCGAATGGAACGAGTTCCGCGAGATCGAGCCGTCCGCGATGGCCGCCGTGGTCCGCCACCGCAAGATCGTCGACGGCCGGCACGCGCTCGACCCGGCCGGCTGGCGGGCCGCCGGCTGGGAGTACCGGGCACTCGGCCGGCCCACCGTGGCACCCCTCGAAAAGGAGCACCGCAAGTGA
- a CDS encoding glycosyltransferase, whose translation MNSTETVAVVVVTYNSERLLADLLSSLGPGLDGVDWHLTVADNDSADDTVATLRRLAPDATVVEMGRNAGYAAGINAAVAKSGPFTAVLVLNPDVRLTPGCIRALLGVLRTEGTGIAVPLLLDGDGELIETMRREPAVRRILGDAFLGAGRAGRIPALGEVVTDPRRYRAETVTDWAEGSTMLISAECWEAIAPWDESFFLYSEETDFALRAGDAGFVTRFTPAVHAVHLEGDSRVSPALWALLSVNRVRLYSRRHNRLLAIAFWAALLLREGSRALLGKAPSRRAVRSLVSPARLRETPGPHTVHGRASA comes from the coding sequence GTGAACAGCACGGAGACGGTCGCGGTCGTCGTCGTCACGTACAACAGCGAGCGCCTGCTCGCCGACCTGCTCTCCTCGCTCGGGCCCGGCCTCGACGGCGTCGACTGGCACCTGACCGTCGCCGACAACGACTCGGCCGACGACACGGTGGCCACGCTGCGGCGGCTGGCGCCGGACGCCACCGTCGTCGAGATGGGCCGTAACGCGGGCTACGCGGCCGGCATCAACGCCGCCGTCGCCAAGTCCGGCCCGTTCACCGCGGTGCTCGTGCTCAACCCCGACGTCCGGCTGACCCCCGGCTGCATCCGGGCGCTGCTCGGTGTCCTGCGTACCGAGGGGACCGGCATCGCCGTACCCCTGCTGCTCGACGGTGACGGCGAGCTCATCGAGACCATGCGCCGCGAGCCGGCGGTGCGCCGCATCCTCGGCGACGCGTTCCTCGGCGCCGGCCGGGCCGGCCGGATCCCGGCCCTCGGCGAGGTCGTCACCGACCCGCGCCGCTACCGGGCCGAGACCGTCACCGACTGGGCCGAGGGCTCCACCATGCTGATCAGCGCGGAGTGCTGGGAGGCGATCGCGCCCTGGGACGAGTCGTTCTTCCTCTACTCCGAGGAGACCGACTTCGCCCTGCGCGCCGGCGACGCGGGATTCGTCACCCGGTTCACCCCGGCGGTCCACGCCGTCCACCTGGAAGGCGACTCGCGGGTCTCGCCGGCGCTATGGGCGCTGCTCAGCGTCAACCGGGTGCGTCTCTACAGCCGCCGCCACAACCGGCTGCTCGCGATCGCCTTCTGGGCGGCGCTGCTGCTGCGGGAGGGCAGCCGCGCGCTGCTCGGCAAGGCGCCCAGCCGGCGCGCGGTCCGCTCCCTGGTGAGCCCGGCCCGTCTCCGGGAGACCCCGGGCCCGCACACCGTCCACGGCCGCGCCTCAGCGTAG
- a CDS encoding polysaccharide deacetylase family protein, which produces MANDSVINVCFHGIGTPQRELEPGEDRYWISEELFGAVLDEIRDWPGLRISFDDSNTSDVGIGLPALLRRGLTADFFVLAGRLDSPGSLGPEEVRLLHRSGMTVGTHGMRHIPWRGLDPAAADEELVTARERLTEVVGADVSTAACPLGRYDRTLLARMRRLGYTRVFTSDRRPARALQWLQPRYTVRNDDTPGSLRTEALQGPSPMSRLKLETVGVIKRLR; this is translated from the coding sequence ATGGCTAACGACTCGGTCATCAACGTCTGCTTCCACGGCATCGGCACCCCGCAGCGGGAGCTCGAGCCCGGTGAGGACCGGTACTGGATCAGCGAGGAACTGTTCGGCGCCGTCCTCGACGAGATCCGCGACTGGCCCGGACTGCGGATCAGCTTCGACGACAGCAACACCTCGGATGTCGGGATCGGCCTGCCCGCGCTGCTCCGGCGTGGCCTGACCGCCGACTTCTTCGTCCTCGCCGGCCGGCTCGACAGCCCCGGCAGCCTCGGCCCGGAGGAGGTCCGGCTGCTGCACCGCAGCGGCATGACCGTCGGCACGCACGGCATGCGGCACATTCCGTGGCGGGGCCTGGACCCGGCCGCGGCCGACGAGGAGCTGGTCACCGCCCGCGAGCGCCTCACCGAGGTGGTCGGCGCCGATGTGTCGACGGCGGCGTGCCCGCTCGGCCGCTACGACCGCACGCTTCTCGCCCGCATGCGGCGCCTCGGCTACACCCGCGTCTTCACCAGCGACCGCCGCCCCGCCCGTGCCCTGCAGTGGCTGCAGCCCCGCTACACGGTCCGCAACGACGACACCCCGGGCTCTCTGCGCACCGAGGCGCTCCAGGGCCCGTCCCCGATGTCCCGCCTCAAGCTGGAGACCGTCGGTGTGATCAAACGGCTACGCTGA
- a CDS encoding glycosyltransferase, which translates to MTSIVIAAHNEAAVIGRCLDALLSDARPGEFDITVVANGCTDDTVAVARSRPGVRVIDLATAGKSPALNAGDEAAAGFPRVYLDADVVLTTAAVRSLTAALETAPAATVGRELDVSGRPPAVRAYYAIHGRLPVLRDGLFGRGVVALSEKGRARFGRFPDLVADDLFLDSQFTREEKAHVTAYTSKVATPRRTGDLIRRLVRVRGGNAAMRAAAARGEITVPVRSADRSSWLRDVVVPRPWLAPAALCYVAITVLAAVAAKRAGDGGAAWGRDESSRQSDS; encoded by the coding sequence ATGACCAGCATCGTCATCGCCGCACACAACGAGGCGGCGGTGATCGGGCGCTGCCTGGACGCGCTGCTGAGCGACGCGCGGCCCGGCGAGTTCGACATCACCGTGGTCGCCAACGGGTGCACCGACGACACCGTCGCGGTCGCCCGGAGCCGCCCGGGCGTACGCGTCATCGACCTGGCGACCGCCGGGAAGTCCCCGGCCCTCAACGCCGGTGACGAGGCCGCCGCCGGGTTCCCGCGTGTCTACCTGGACGCCGACGTGGTGCTGACCACCGCCGCGGTGCGGTCCCTGACCGCGGCCCTGGAGACCGCGCCGGCCGCCACGGTCGGCCGGGAGCTCGACGTCTCCGGGCGGCCGCCGGCGGTGCGCGCCTACTACGCGATCCATGGGCGGCTGCCGGTGCTGCGCGACGGCCTGTTCGGGCGGGGCGTGGTGGCGCTGTCGGAGAAGGGGCGGGCCCGGTTCGGCCGGTTCCCCGACCTGGTCGCCGACGACCTCTTCCTCGACTCGCAGTTCACCCGCGAGGAGAAGGCGCACGTCACGGCGTACACCTCGAAGGTCGCCACCCCGCGCCGCACCGGCGACCTGATCCGCCGCCTGGTCCGGGTCCGCGGCGGCAACGCCGCGATGCGCGCGGCGGCGGCCCGCGGGGAGATCACCGTGCCGGTCCGGTCCGCGGACCGGTCCTCCTGGCTGCGCGACGTCGTCGTGCCACGGCCGTGGCTGGCTCCCGCGGCGCTCTGCTACGTGGCGATCACCGTGCTGGCGGCGGTCGCCGCGAAACGGGCCGGTGACGGTGGCGCCGCATGGGGCCGCGACGAATCCTCCCGGCAATCCGACTCCTAG
- a CDS encoding glycosyltransferase family 4 protein → MARNPHITILIANLPAERDRRVIRECLTLEAAGFEVTVIAPRGDKSLRVLPGSRNTRLRPYPVKVYGSGVLTFAVEFAWSFLCIAVRLIGEVLAGRAHAVQVCNPPDVYWPLALLLRALGRPWVFDHHDLCPEVYASRVGSDGIAREPNRWVTRVLVAMEWLTLRTATEVVATNESFKDNAVRRGVRPEKVTVVRNGPAGREITGEPDEVTPADGVLNVVYLGVFGPQDNVEGVVLAAEELTRRRGRTGWRMILAGDGESMPSVRRLATERKVDDVVEFTGWLDGPAVDELLREAVIAVQPDLPTRMNDLSTMAKTVEYVGRGLPVIAADLTETRRTLGDAGVYVPTGAPEEFAEAVDELLDDPARRQRMRKLGRERFLSLLSWEHQAGPYAAVFRRLLAKRLPPPTSGARIPRQRTGSTEPAPEKRG, encoded by the coding sequence ATGGCCCGAAACCCGCACATCACCATCCTCATCGCCAATCTGCCGGCCGAGCGCGACCGCCGGGTGATCCGTGAGTGCCTGACCCTGGAGGCCGCGGGATTCGAGGTGACCGTCATCGCGCCACGCGGTGACAAGAGCCTGCGCGTGCTGCCGGGCAGCCGGAACACCCGGCTCAGGCCGTACCCGGTGAAGGTCTACGGCAGTGGCGTGCTGACCTTCGCCGTCGAGTTCGCCTGGTCCTTCCTCTGCATCGCGGTCCGCCTGATCGGCGAGGTCCTGGCCGGGCGCGCGCACGCCGTCCAGGTCTGCAACCCGCCGGACGTCTACTGGCCGCTCGCCCTGCTGCTGCGCGCCCTCGGCCGGCCGTGGGTCTTCGACCACCACGACCTGTGCCCGGAGGTCTACGCGTCCCGGGTCGGCAGCGACGGCATCGCCCGGGAGCCCAACCGGTGGGTCACCCGGGTCCTGGTCGCGATGGAGTGGCTCACCCTGCGCACGGCGACCGAGGTGGTCGCCACCAACGAGTCGTTCAAGGACAACGCGGTCCGCCGCGGCGTACGGCCGGAGAAGGTGACCGTGGTCCGCAACGGCCCGGCCGGCCGGGAGATCACCGGCGAACCCGACGAGGTCACCCCCGCCGACGGCGTGCTGAACGTCGTCTACCTCGGTGTCTTCGGCCCGCAGGACAACGTCGAGGGCGTCGTGCTGGCCGCCGAGGAACTGACCCGCCGTCGGGGCCGCACCGGCTGGCGGATGATCCTGGCCGGTGACGGCGAGAGCATGCCGTCGGTACGCCGCCTCGCCACCGAGCGCAAGGTCGACGACGTGGTCGAGTTCACCGGCTGGCTCGACGGCCCGGCCGTCGACGAGCTGCTGCGTGAGGCGGTCATCGCGGTCCAGCCGGACCTGCCGACCCGGATGAACGACCTGTCGACCATGGCGAAGACCGTCGAGTACGTGGGCCGCGGGCTTCCGGTGATCGCGGCCGACCTGACCGAGACCCGCCGCACCCTCGGTGACGCCGGCGTCTACGTGCCGACCGGCGCCCCCGAGGAGTTCGCCGAGGCCGTCGACGAGCTGCTCGACGACCCCGCGCGGCGTCAGCGGATGCGCAAGCTGGGCCGCGAGCGGTTCCTGAGCCTGCTGTCCTGGGAGCACCAGGCCGGCCCGTACGCCGCGGTGTTCCGGCGGCTGCTCGCCAAGCGCCTGCCGCCGCCCACGAGCGGCGCCCGCATCCCCCGGCAGCGCACCGGCAGCACCGAACCGGCCCCGGAGAAGCGGGGATGA